A single region of the Micropterus dolomieu isolate WLL.071019.BEF.003 ecotype Adirondacks linkage group LG18, ASM2129224v1, whole genome shotgun sequence genome encodes:
- the camk2n1 gene encoding calcium/calmodulin-dependent protein kinase II inhibitor 2-like: MSEVLPFNEEKMSHYGNEGDEGHLSFTCRLQDTNNFFSGSQNKRPPKLGQIGRSKRVVIEDENGDDEALKNGTEKTPAEA, encoded by the exons ATGTCGGAAGTGCTACCTTTCAACGAAGAAAAAATGAGTCATTATGGAAATGAGGGCGACGAGGGACACCTTTCCTTCACCTGTCGTCTTCAAGACACCAACAACTTCTTCAGTGGCTCACAGAATAAACGTCCGCCGAAACTCGGACAAATAGGCAGGAGCAAACGGG TTGTGATTGAGGATGAGAATGGCGACGACGAAGCGCTGAAAAATGGAACAGAGAAGACCCCGGCAGAGGCTTAG